The DNA region AGGGGGCACCGGGCGGAGGCGGGGGAGATCAGGGGTCGGGATGACCCAGGGGTCATGGGCCACGATCCTGAGCTTGAACGGCACGAACCAGTACCCCAGCATCCGCTGCACCTGAGCCAGGGCGTACTCCCCCGGAGCCCAGTTGGCGGTCGGGTCGGGGACGCTGGAGACGGTGATCTGGTTGTAGACCTGGAAGAAGCTGGCGTAGCCGAAGGCCTCCTGGATCAGGGGGTGGCTGGGGGGGAAATACCGCTTGAGCTGCTCCAGCTTCCAAAAACCGGGGGCGTAGGGGGCTTTGAGGCCGCTCAGGTTGCTCGTGGCCGCGGCGGTGCGCAAGGCCTGGTCCAGCAGGCCCTCCGCGCAGCCCCCCAGGGCCTGGCACAGCGGCCCCACCACCGAGTCGAAGGGGGCCAGGCGGGAGAGGGCCAGAAAGCTCTGGCCGTAGTAGGGGATCAGCAGGCCCTTCTCCAGCTTGCCCAGGTTGGCCTGGCGCAGCAGATCCGCCATCTTGCGCAGGGTTTGCGCGTTGCGGGAGATGTCCAGATCGGCTACCGCGGCCAGGATGGTTCCCGCCCCGCTCAGGTGGGCCGCCCAGGGCAGCGGAGCGAACACCTTGGCCTGGGTGGGCTGGGAGATGTCCAGCTGAGGCGCGAGGGCTTTCATCACGTCGGCCTGGTACTCCGGGAAGTACTGCTTCAGGCCGTGCTGGATGGCTTTTTGCACCTTGTCCGAGGCCTCGTTTTCGTTGAACCACAAGGGCTCGTCCGGGTAGCCCGGGGTACACCACTCGAAGTTCAGGAAGTCCACCGCGACGCAGAAAGGGGGGATGGCCATGATGGGCAGCAGCTCCACATCCACCCCGTCGCAGAAGTCCTCCTTGGGCACCTGCGGCAAGGGCCAGTACTGGTCGAGCCGGTGGGTGCCCCGGCTGGCGGCCAGGGTAGCCGGCAGCGGCAGGGTGTAGCCGTCGGGGAAGAAGAAAGGCCGGGCCTCGACCTTGACCTCCGGTAGGGGGGTCGAAGCGGGGCTGATGGACAGCCCCACCGTGCAGTAGGCGAGGGGAAAGGCCGGCTGGTTGAGGCTCACCTGTGCCCGCCACCAGTAGCGCTCCTCGAAGCGCTGCCAGGCCTGGCGCAGCTTGCGCGCCACCTCCTGGGTGCCCTCGAGGGTGGAGTACGGCAGCCACCACTCGTAGCGGCAGGTCTGGGGGTCCTTGTCCCGGCAGGCTTCGACCTGGGCCTTGCGGGTCAGGCCCAGGTAGGGCCAGTGGGCGGTGGGGAACAGTTCCAGGCGCTGATCGGGGAACGAGTGCAGGTAGTCGTCCCGGGAGAAGTCCTGCCCCCAGGCCAGCCCCCCAAGCAGCAGTAGGGCGACGAGCCAGCGCATCGCTCCCCCTAGGGCTGGCTGGCCTGGGCCTCGGGGGAGTCCACCTTCAGGGTACGCCGGACGATCAGGGTGCGGGGGGTATCTCCGGTCTCGAGCAGGGTCCACTCCAGTTCCAGCGTCCCCGGGGCCACGTCCTGCACCAGAATGCTGCCGCTCTGGGTGCTCTTGGGGTCGATCAGGCCGCTCGCGGGAATCCGGCTCACGGTGAAGTTTTTGTCCTGGCCCCCCTGACGGACCAGCAGCCGGGCGATGTCCGCGCTGACCCGCTGGCTGGAGTTGTTTTCCAGGGCGAAGTTGATGGTCCAGCTACCCTTCCCGGCGGGCACCGGGTCGGCGAAGCGAATCACCAACCAGCTTTTAGCGGCAGGGGCCGCGCTCGAGGGCTGAGGCGCAGGAGCGGGGGCGGGCGCCTCGCTCTGTGCGGGTGGGGTCTTCGGGTTGGCGGCAGGCGCCGGGGCCGGGGCGGGCATCACCGGCACCACCCCCGCGTTGCGGGCCGCCTGGATGACGTAGGTGCGGTTGTACAGGCCGCCCCCGATGCGCACCGTGAACTGCTGCACCCGTCCGCCCACCAAAAAGGTCATGCCGAACACCCCCGCCGAGGCTTCGGTGTTGAGCTGGATCACGTTGCGCGAGATGCGGGTCATGGTCAGCAGGTCGGGCCGCCCCAGGGTGCCGATCTCGATGTAGTCGTGCCCTACGATCAGGGTGTTGAACCCCGAGACCACCTCGATGGTGGCCGGAACCCGCTCCAGTTCGTCGCTGTAAAGGACCTTATAGGACTGAGCCAGGGCCAGACTCACCGCGCACGCCAGAAAAACCAGAACTCGTTTCACACTGTTCCTCCTATGTAGAAATCCTATACTACAACTTGGATTATAGGCCATCTGCCCTCCCTGGAGGGCCCCTGATGAGATTCAGTCCGCCTGTTGCTCCCCCTCCAGGCGCAGGTAGACCCCCAGCACCCCGCTCTTCAGGGTCGGTTCCTCCACCAACGCCGGGCGCTCTGCCAGGCGGGGGTCGTAGGTCAGCGAGAGGTTCCACCCGCTCTGGTCGTTCCCCCAGTCCTGCCAGCGGCCCATGGCCAGCGCCCCCAGCAGAAAAACCGTTCCCCGCCGGGTTCCGCTCGCGCCGAGGTTCTCCGTGCCGATGCTCCCTTTGGGGGCCAGGAAATGGCCGTGCAGGCGGGGGTTGTCCTCGGCCAGGTTCAGGCTGGGGTCGCCGTTGCCGTACCCCAGCCGGATGTCGCCCCCGCGGCTCAGCACCGCCAGCCGCCCGGTGGCCCCTAAGTTGTTGCAGCGCGAGGGGACCAGCTGGTCCCCGCTGCGCCCGCCCACGAAGGTGCAGGGGCTGTTCTCGTAGGCCAGGCTGGAGGTGATGCGGATACCGTCCCAGGCCACGATCTCCACACTTACCCCGTCGGCCACCGCGATCCCGAAGGCGTTGCCGGCCTTCAGGCGGCGGATCTGCCCCTGCACCTCGAGGCCCAGCCGGGGCAGGGTTCCGTCTGTGGGGAGGCGCACCTCGGGTCGCCAGAACGGAGGCGTTTCTCGCTCCAGGGTGTTGCCCCGCACCCGGTAGTTCGTGCAGCCGGGGGCACACACCCGCAGGTACTGCCCTCCGCCCTGGCTCCACAGCGCCACCTCATCAGCGTCGCCGTTCACGCTCAGGGCCGGGCTCCACCCGGAGAGGTTCAACCCCGAGACCGAAAGCCCGCTCATCCGCAGATCTACTCCGTCTCCCCAGACCGGGCAGTCGCCTCCCAGACAGGGCCGATCCGGCGCGGGGAGCAGTGCTGATTGGGGAACGAAGCCCTGGCTGAAAAAGGCCATCCCTGGGGTAGGGTCGCCCACACAGCTGCCGTCCACCCCCAGCGCCGGACAGCTGCCCGAAGTCACCGCCCCGGCCAGCCAGGGGTTGTCCCGCACCCCCAGCAGCCCCGCCACGTGCAACCTTCCTTCCAGCACCACGCCGCCGTCGAACAGGTGCAGGTTGCCCCGGGCGTCGTAGGCGTTGTCCAGCAGCATCGCGTAGCGGCTGGGCAGCGCGTCGCCCAGATCGAACTCATACGCTCCCAGCAAGTAGCGTTCCTGACGGGCCTCCCCTCGCTCCCCCTGGGCGTAGGCCACGAAGGGCAGCCGGTAGCGCTGGACGCTCAGGGCCCCGCCGCTGCGCGGGGCCCCGCTCACGTAGCCGGGATCGGGGAGCCGGACGTTATCCGGCAGAGGCTGGCCGCAGGCGGTGCGCTCGAAGTACAGGCGAAAGCCCTGCGGGCACAGCAGCGCGTCGGCCCGCGTCTGCAAGGCCTGCCGCAGGCTGCTCATGGCCGTGCTCACGCTGCTTTGATCCGGGGCGCTGCCCCCGCTGCCGAAGGCGAAGCGCCCCCGGGTGTTCTGGGCCTCCAAAAGGCCGCGCACCTCCTCCCGAAAAGCTCCCGCCAGCCGCAGCAGCAGCTCGTTGTGACGCCCGTCCAGCTGAACCTGCGCCAGGGCTTTTTCCGCTTCCAGGCGGCTTTGGTCGGCTTCCTGAGCCATCCGCACCGACATCAACGCCGCGGCCAGCCCCACTGTCAGGGCCAGTCCCAGCACCATCAACAGGGCATATCCGTCCCGTCTCACAGTCGCCTCCATAACAGGTACAGCAGCGCCGCCAGCGCCGCGATGCGCCACAACCATAGCTCCCAGGGCACCCCAGGCCGCCGCGCCTGCGGTTCAGGGGCCGCGCCATCGGCAGCCTGTTGTGGGGCCTCTACCGGGCCGGCCAGTTCCCCGAGCCGGGTTCCCAGCAGGCTGGGGGTCTCCACCCGCCAGTCTGCTGCCGCCGCCACCAGGGTCTGGTCCTTGGCGTGGCCGATGGCCGCGATGAACGGGGTGCGCATCCCCAGGACCGCCTCCACCAACTGGGGGTGGTCGAACACCTCCAGCCCGCTCCCTCCGCCCCGCACGATCCCGATGGCCGCGTACCCCCGCAGGTCCGCCTGCTCGAGGTGGCTGGCCAGGGCCTCCGGGGTGAAGCGGATGCGGTGCTCCTCGATCTGGTAGGCCGCCCGCCGATCCCCCAGGGCCTTCTCTACGTCGTGGTCCACGATGCCTTCGTAGGCGTAGATCAGCAGCAGCCGGGGCCGCTCCCCGCTCAGAATGGCCCGCCGCAGCAGGGTGGGCAGGTCCTTGCGCTCCTTGCGGGCCAGCCGCTCCAGCAAGGCCAGCCGGGGGTCCGGTACCTCAGCGGCCTGGCTGTGCAGCACCTCGGAGAGCACCACCAGCGGCTGGATGCGCGAGTCCATCAGGTTGAACTCCAAATACCCCCGCACCGTGACCTGGTGGCGGTCGTCCCGCGGCAGCCGGGCATCCAGGGCAGGCGAGGCCAGCAGGGTCAGGCTCTCTCCCTCCTGGCCCACCAGGCTGTGGTAGAAGCCGTTGCGATAGGCCCGATCCGAGCGGCGCAGGCGACCCCGGACCACCACCACCCGGCGGGAAAACCCGTCCCGCAGCGAGCGCAGCACCTCCCCAGGGTGCAGCACCTCAGCTTCCACCCCGACCCCTCCAGGTCCGTATCAGCCACTCCAGCGCCCCCAGCCCGACGATCCCCATCCCCGCTCCCAGCGCGATCAGCTCCCGGTAGGGGAGGGTAGAGCGGACCTGATCCTCTAAAAACGCTCCTGCCACCAGCAGGGAAAGCCCCAGGGCCAGGGCCAGGTGGGACAGCAGCAGGCCGATGGACCGCAACCAGGCTCGCCAATCCCGCCAGCCGTCCGCGATCCAAACGTTCAACGCCGTCAGAGCTGCAAACCACAGCCCCGCCGACCACAGGTAGGGCTGCCAGGCCGCCAGCAACCACAGCGGCAGGGCCAGCCCCAGCAAGAGCAGGGCCTTTCGCCAGCGGAAGCGCCCCAGCGACCAGGCCAGCGCCACCGGGCCCAACAACCCCGCCGAGGGTACCCCTAAGAGGAGATAACGCCAAGAGTACATATACCGATTGTAGACAAGAGCGGGCGGCTAGAAAAGTCCATGAGAGTTCCCCCCGGCCCGAACTTATGCTATAAATAGTAACGATAGGAGGTAAATTATGGTATGTATCGGGATTGACCCCAACCAGCACGGGGGGTACGGCGTCGCCGTTTATAGAGGAAGGGTGTTCCCCTTCCAGATCACCGAGCGTCCCCGCCGTGCCGGGGACTACCGCCTGGAGGAGGTCGCAGCCACCCTCTTCTCCCGGGCCACCTTGTTGGCCCTCGAGGCCATCCCCCAGATCCTGCCCTGCTCCTGGCAGGGCGAGCGGGACCGGGAGCTGCTGGCCCGCACCCAGCGGGTCATCGCCCGCATCACCCGGGAGGCTCAGCGGCAGGGGGTGAAGGTCTGCGCCTACCCTGGGCGCTGGCCCCACCGCGTCACCCAGGAGGACCTGGCTGCCGGTCGGGGGGCCTGGATGCAGATCCTCCTGGGGCGCCCCTGGGTCTCCAAGGAGGACCTCCGGGGTTACCTAGAGGGGCGCTATAGCCCCACCGCGCCCATGAGCGAGCACCACTGGGACGCGCTGGGGCTGGTGGATCTGGCCCAGCAAAGGCACAGGTAAATCGGGGCCGGGAACGTTCCCGGCCCTTCTCATCGAAGCCTCCACCCCCCCGCAGGGGTGTAACAATAAAGGCTATGTACGGAACCCTGTGGACCCGACTGCCCCGCACCCTGGGACCATTGCTGCCCCTGGACGAGGCGGCCTGGGAGGCGGTAGCCCAATTGTCCCCGGACGAACAGCTGGAGCGGCTGGGCCTGGCGGAGATGGTCTTCGAGATTCGCAACTCCCAGGGCCAGGCGCTCGGAATCGGCCCGCTGCTGCTGTCGCTGCTGCTCCTGGGCCACCTGGAGGAGGATCAGGCCTACTTCCGCCACCCCGAGGCCCTGAGCGGGTAGACCCTTCATCCGCAAACGGGTGATATTTCCCCTATGTTGGATTAGAGGAAATTTCCCTGACCATGAAGCGCACCACCGAGCGATCCACAGTTAGCCGCCAGGGGCAGCGCAATCTGCCCTGGCACGACCATAACTGGCTGCGGCGCGAGTTGCGGCGGCTGGGCACGGTTAAGGCGGTGGCCCGGCTTTACGACGTGCCTGAGAGCACCCTGTACAACTACATGTCCCGGCACGGGATCCGGGCCCCCCACCGGCCCGCCGAGTTTGGCCGACCGCTCCAAAACCCGGCCCGTCCCAGCCGCGTCACGCTGTGGCGGCGAAGGAAGCGCACCGGGAAACCCTAGGCCTCCACCCCCGGCTTCGGCTGCAAGCGGGCCAGGACTTCGGCGGCGAGGAGATCCTCGCCGTTTTGCAAAACCGCCAGCAACAAATCCGCTACCGGCTCGACCTCTTCCTGGGGGGCTCCTTGGGCCAGCAGCCGGTCTCCCTCCCGGCGCAACCGCACCCCCAGGTGGGCCAGGCGTGCTACCTGCCGGAGTTCTTCCGGCCCGTAGAAGGTCATCGTCCTTCCCACCCAGCGCACCTGGCCATCCTCCGGGAAGCTCACCAGCACCACCCGGTAGCCCCGCTCGAGGATCTCCCGGTAGATCTGCGTGGCCACGGGCAGTATCCAGGGGTATTCCTGGTGCCCCTCCCGCACCAGCCGCTCCAGCGATTCCGCGCAGCTCGCGCGGTCTTTCCCCCAGAACAGCAAAAACGCCTTCCCCGCCAGACCCGCTTCCTGGCGGAGTTCCTCGATGACCTCTCCGAAGGTTTTCATCGCCCTCCTTCCCTCAAGCGCGGGCCCCGGCGTAAGCAGTTTGTGCATCTCTCCTCCGGATCCAGTTGCGCAGATACCCGCTGCCCACTCCCAGGGCAAAGGCCACGAAGCCCCACTCCCCGCTGCTGAGGCCGTAGGCCAGCCATAGAGCCTGTCCCAGCGCCCCCAGCCCCCAGGCCGAGGGGTAGACCCGGCCCAGGGTCAGGGCGCTGGCTCCGTAAAAGCCGATGCCCCAACTCAAGGTGCGGGGATGACCCATCCCCAGCCCCAACAAGAGGGCCACCGAAAAAAGAGCCAGCGGCCACACCCAGCCCGGCAAAGCCCGCGCCGGGGGGTGCTGTCCGTGGCCCCGCCACTGCACCAGGTATCCCCAGGTGGTGGCCGCGATGACCGGGAGAAACCCCGGCTGGTGCGAAATGAGGGCGTAGCAGAGCTGCACCGCCTGGCCCAGCAGGCCGACGGCCCAGCCCAGGCGGTAGCCCATCGCCCCCAGGTGCAGCGCCGCCGTAGCCAGGAGGGCGATGCCCCAGCCCCACAGCGGGCTCACAGCCGCACCTCCTCCGCTTCCAGCCCTACCCTGCGCGAATACGCGCCCCTTTCGCTGGTGACCAGCAGCCGTAGCCGTCCCCGACCCCGCGCAGGCGGAAGCCGCCGAGCCGCCGTGCGGGCCAGCGCCAGGGCCGAGTCCACCAGCGCCAGGCCCGGGGCCAGCCGCGACAGCAGAGGCCGCAGGAAGCTGTAGTGGGTGCAGCCGAGCACCAGCCGCCGGGTTCCCCCCGGGAGCCGCTCCAGGTAGGCCCCCACCACCGCCTCTGCTACCCGGTCGTCGAGGTGGCCTTCCTCCACCAGCGGGGCCAGCAGCGGGGTGGGGATCACCTCCCCCACCCCCCGGTAGACCCCGCTTCTCCAGGTCGCGGCGGTGGTCCACACCGCCGTTCCCTCCTCCCTTCCCGCCGCCTGGCGGGTCGGCCCGATGGCCTCCAGCACCGGGGCCCGCAAGCCCTCCAGCGCTCCCGCCCCCCAGGCCGAGGCGGTGTTGCAGGCCACCACCAGGGCCTCGGCCCCGGCCTCGAGCAAAAACCCTCCCACCTGCTCCACCCGCTCCCGGATGCGCTCCGGGGGCAGCGGGCCGTAGGGGGCCCAGGCCGTGTCCGCCAGATACAGGTAGTCCAGGTCGGGGCGCAGCCGCCGCAACTCCTCCAGCGCGGCCAGCCCCCCTACCCCCGAGTCGAAGACCCCCACCGTCATAGCGACACCGCCCCCCTGGGGGTCCACAGGACCGCCGGCTTGCCCCCTCCGTGTAGCTCAAACGGGACCAGCCAGACCTGGTACTCCCGTGCGCGGAACAGCCGGTAGAGGCGGGTCAGGGTGGGGTGGCTCTCCCGCACCCCCCGGTAGGGCCAGCGCACCACCGCCGCTACGATGGCCTCGCTGATCTGAAAATCCCCCCAGGGGGGCTCGGCCTCCCCCAGGTAGTCCAGGTGCATCAGCCACACTTGGGCTTCCGCCGGGCTTCTCTGAGCTACCCCCTGGGCTTCCGCCAGATCGCGCCGCAGCTCTCCGATCTCCTCCGCCAACCGCACTCCCCGGCGGGTGATGAAGGTCCGCCGGGCCCGAAGCTCCGCGTGGATGGTCGCTTCCATCTCTCTCCTCGCTGTGTATAGGCGGGGCGCCCTGCCCCCTCAAGCGGCCCCCACCAGGGCCATCCCCACCGCGTCGGCGGCATGGGGGTTGCGGGGGACTTCCCCCGCCAGCCGCCCCTCCTGCTGGAGTTCCAGCAGCCGCCGGATCACGTCCTGTTCGCGGGGCCGGGTGAGTCCGGTGAAAGCCTGCCGCCAGCCCGGCCCCTCCTCTCTTTGCCAGCCCATCGCCTCCACCGCCCGGGGGCGCAGCACCTCGATGCCCTGGGCCAGGAGCAGCCCGCTCACCCGATGCCCCAACCGCCGCAGGGCCCGGAAGCTCTCCGAGTCCATGCGTCCTTTGAGGGGCCGTCGGGTGAGCCCCTCCACCACCGCCAGGGCGATGGGGTAAGTCGCCAGCAGCCGGTTCAGGGCGGCGGTGAGCTGCGGGTTTTCCGCCCCTACCACCTCCACCACCCGAGCCGGTTGGCCCGGCTCGACCACCGCCAGGTAGCTTTTGTGCAGCCCCAGATCTACTCCCAAAGTAAGTGTCTGGCTGTGCTCCACTATCGTCCCCGCTCGAGTTCGTATCCCTCCGCTGCGGGGGATCGCCCGTAGTCCCGTTCCGGGGCCTTTTCCATGAAACGCTGTACTTCTTCTCGGGCTACCCCGGCCTTCTCCGCCACCTGATCCAGGCTGCGCTCGAGCTGGAACTCCGAGAACACCCGGTAGGTTTCGACGGTAGGCTGGCGCTCCATCATGGCCGCGTAGTCCAGGCGTACCTTGGCCGCCCGCTCTTCCTCGCTGAGGTCAAAGCGCACGCTCTGCACGCGCTCCGCCTCCGCAGCCAGGTAGAGCGGTACGGTCCCGATGACCTCCTTGCCGCGCACATCCTCGATGCGGGCCTCGGCCACGACCGGGGTGTCCGGGTGGACATACCCCGCGTCCTTGAGGTAGCGGGCGGTGTCGGGTTGGTGCGTCACCACCACCGGCTCGCCCTCGCCCTTGCTGAAGTAGCGCTCCGGCAGTTCCACCCCCAGCCCGCGCTCCATGCGCTCCATG from Allomeiothermus silvanus DSM 9946 includes:
- a CDS encoding DUF4900 domain-containing protein, giving the protein MRRDGYALLMVLGLALTVGLAAALMSVRMAQEADQSRLEAEKALAQVQLDGRHNELLLRLAGAFREEVRGLLEAQNTRGRFAFGSGGSAPDQSSVSTAMSSLRQALQTRADALLCPQGFRLYFERTACGQPLPDNVRLPDPGYVSGAPRSGGALSVQRYRLPFVAYAQGERGEARQERYLLGAYEFDLGDALPSRYAMLLDNAYDARGNLHLFDGGVVLEGRLHVAGLLGVRDNPWLAGAVTSGSCPALGVDGSCVGDPTPGMAFFSQGFVPQSALLPAPDRPCLGGDCPVWGDGVDLRMSGLSVSGLNLSGWSPALSVNGDADEVALWSQGGGQYLRVCAPGCTNYRVRGNTLERETPPFWRPEVRLPTDGTLPRLGLEVQGQIRRLKAGNAFGIAVADGVSVEIVAWDGIRITSSLAYENSPCTFVGGRSGDQLVPSRCNNLGATGRLAVLSRGGDIRLGYGNGDPSLNLAEDNPRLHGHFLAPKGSIGTENLGASGTRRGTVFLLGALAMGRWQDWGNDQSGWNLSLTYDPRLAERPALVEEPTLKSGVLGVYLRLEGEQQAD
- a CDS encoding exodeoxyribonuclease VII large subunit → MEAEVLHPGEVLRSLRDGFSRRVVVVRGRLRRSDRAYRNGFYHSLVGQEGESLTLLASPALDARLPRDDRHQVTVRGYLEFNLMDSRIQPLVVLSEVLHSQAAEVPDPRLALLERLARKERKDLPTLLRRAILSGERPRLLLIYAYEGIVDHDVEKALGDRRAAYQIEEHRIRFTPEALASHLEQADLRGYAAIGIVRGGGSGLEVFDHPQLVEAVLGMRTPFIAAIGHAKDQTLVAAAADWRVETPSLLGTRLGELAGPVEAPQQAADGAAPEPQARRPGVPWELWLWRIAALAALLYLLWRRL
- a CDS encoding glutamate racemase, coding for MTVGVFDSGVGGLAALEELRRLRPDLDYLYLADTAWAPYGPLPPERIRERVEQVGGFLLEAGAEALVVACNTASAWGAGALEGLRAPVLEAIGPTRQAAGREEGTAVWTTAATWRSGVYRGVGEVIPTPLLAPLVEEGHLDDRVAEAVVGAYLERLPGGTRRLVLGCTHYSFLRPLLSRLAPGLALVDSALALARTAARRLPPARGRGRLRLLVTSERGAYSRRVGLEAEEVRL
- a CDS encoding CRISPR-associated protein Csx16 is translated as MVTVVTQHSGLVDYLREQGYPIDEVKTHVQSAEEIRGRDVVGVLPPHLAAEANSVTTVNLRLSREDFGRELSLEEVRERLVSVETYRVYREQDFQERMERMERGLGVELPERYFSKGEGEPVVVTHQPDTARYLKDAGYVHPDTPVVAEARIEDVRGKEVIGTVPLYLAAEAERVQSVRFDLSEEERAAKVRLDYAAMMERQPTVETYRVFSEFQLERSLDQVAEKAGVAREEVQRFMEKAPERDYGRSPAAEGYELERGR